The stretch of DNA TGCTGGACTTCCTGCTGGGCTGGGGCGGCGATGTCGGACTGCTCGGCCACGACCCCGGTGAGGTCGCCCCGCCGGAGCCGCGGGTGCTGTCCCCGTACCTCTCCTCCGAGCGGCTCACCCGGCTGGGCCGGGCGCTGGGCTCCGGCGACATCGACCTGGCCGGGCTGTGGGGCTGCCCGCCCGACGGCCAGCTCGACGCCGTACAGGCGCTGGCCCGGGCCGCCGGGGCACCGCTGCGCACCCTGACCGACGACCCCGAGGACGATCTGCGGACGGCCGCCGTGCTGGGCGCGGTGCTCTGGATCCCCACCGACGAGCTGCACGGCGAGCAGCGGCGGGCCACCGCCGACCCGGTGTCCGCCGCGCTGCTCCGCTCGCGCGTACCGGTGTGCCTGACCGGCCTCAAGCCCTGGCGCCCGGCGGGCCTGCTCGCCGCCCGCGCCTACGCCGAACTCACCGTGCCCGTACCCGGGTTCACCGATCGCCGGGCGATGTGGTCGGCCGCCCTGCCGGAGCTGACCGGAACTCTCCTCGAAGACCTCGCCGTCCGCTACCGGATGAGCGGCGGCGAACTGCGCGCCGTCGCCTCGGTCGCGGACGCCGGGGCGCGCCTGGCCGGAAACGGACGCCCGGAGCCGGTCGCCGCCCACGTCGAGCCCGCGATCGCCACCGTCACCCGCGGCCGCGGCGGCAGCGCCGTCCACTCGATCACGCCCCGCCGCACCGTGGACGACCTGGTCCTGCCCGATGTCCAGTTCCGCCAGATCCTGGAGATCGCCTCGGCCTTCCGCGCCTGGCCCCGGATCGCCGAGGGCTGGGGCTTCGCCCGCCGCTCCGGGCACGGCGGGGTCAAGGCGCTCTTCACCGGTGAGCCCGGAACCGGCAAGACCATGTCCGCCGAGATCGTCACCGGCATGCTCGGCCTGGAACTGCTCAAGGTGGACCTCGCCCAGGTCGTCTCCAAATGGGTGGGGGAGACGGAGAAGAACATGGAGACCGCGTTCCGGCAGGCCGAGGAGAGCCACGCGGTGCTGCTCTTCGACGAGGCCGACGCGCTGTTCGGCAAGCGCGGTGAGGTGAAGCACGGCACCGACCGCTACGCCAACCTGGAAGTCGGCTATCTGCTCCAGCGTCTGGAGGCCAGCGACGGCCTGGTCATCCTGACCAGCAATCTGAAGGACAACATCGACCCGGCCTTCACCCGGCGCTTCCACTTCGTCGTCCACTTCCCCCGCCCGGCCGCCGCCGAGCGCCGTCGGCTGTGGCGCCTCGCCTTCCCCCAGGAGGCCCCCCTCGCCCCCGACGTGGACCTGGACGCCCTGGCCCGCCTGGACATGACCGGCGCCGCCATCACCGCGGCGGCCCGCACGGCCGCACTGGCGGCGGCGGACGGGGGCGGCGATACGATTGCCATGCGCCATGTCGTCCGTGGTGTGGTACGCCAGTTCCAACGCGAGGCCCGCCTGCTCCGCCCGACCGAACTGGGCCCGCACGCCCATCTGCTCGACGACGCATCCCAGGGGTGAAGCCGATGCTGCCCACCGAACCCCCGCTCTCCCTCCACCGCCTGCTGGCGCCGGTCCCGCCGGTCCGCCCGCAGGAGGTCGCGACGGCGGTCCGGCAGGGGGCGGCCCCGAGCCCGGCCCCGACTCCCGCTCCGGCGCCCGTGAGCAATGCGACGGTGGCCCGTGCGGCGCACCCTCCGGCCACGGTGGGGTCCTCGCTGCTGGCCGGTCAGGACCAGTCGGGGAACGCGGCCGTGGCCCATGCCGCGCTGCGGGCGGTGCCGGGCGCGGTGCCGCTCATGGCACCCGCGCCGCAGACCACGACCCCGAGCCCGTGAGCCCCGGCCGCCGGTCCCCCGGGGACCGGCGGGTCACACACGACAATCCCGG from Streptomyces asiaticus encodes:
- a CDS encoding ATP-binding protein, whose amino-acid sequence is MGVTAVEHLRIRLAGLHGALRAAVERQARLAARLTRPDLTPYCVTDEQVDVLLGEVHTFTDTMAEPYPPPPPEPEAERDLRRRASAEGRALPLDALATRFGLTRAEQDALLLAAAPELDRGYERIYAYIVDNLNRRLPSVELLMAVGADCAAARLALRRSLGPAGPLRRYGLLRAHGAAAVELAQELLPAPGVLDFLLGWGGDVGLLGHDPGEVAPPEPRVLSPYLSSERLTRLGRALGSGDIDLAGLWGCPPDGQLDAVQALARAAGAPLRTLTDDPEDDLRTAAVLGAVLWIPTDELHGEQRRATADPVSAALLRSRVPVCLTGLKPWRPAGLLAARAYAELTVPVPGFTDRRAMWSAALPELTGTLLEDLAVRYRMSGGELRAVASVADAGARLAGNGRPEPVAAHVEPAIATVTRGRGGSAVHSITPRRTVDDLVLPDVQFRQILEIASAFRAWPRIAEGWGFARRSGHGGVKALFTGEPGTGKTMSAEIVTGMLGLELLKVDLAQVVSKWVGETEKNMETAFRQAEESHAVLLFDEADALFGKRGEVKHGTDRYANLEVGYLLQRLEASDGLVILTSNLKDNIDPAFTRRFHFVVHFPRPAAAERRRLWRLAFPQEAPLAPDVDLDALARLDMTGAAITAAARTAALAAADGGGDTIAMRHVVRGVVRQFQREARLLRPTELGPHAHLLDDASQG